DNA from Streptomyces rishiriensis:
CGGAGCAGCTCACGCTGGTGTGCCGGATCCACCCAGTCGGGCACGTGCACCGCCCCCGGCGCCACCTGCGCACGTTCCCGCGGAAACAGCTCGGAGTCCATGGGTCCATCCTCCGCCATGGGTCCGACACCGGGCCTGAGCTGCTGCTCGGTTAGCCTTGACACACGATGAACGACCGTATGACGACGCCGTGGGGCGAGGTCACGCTGGCCCGCCACCCCGAGGATCCTCGCGAGACACTGCGCGCCTGGGACGCATCCGACGCGTATCTGCTCAGACACCTCGCGGAGCAGGCCGTCCCGCTGACCGGCACGGTGGTGGTGCTCGGCGACCGCTGGGGTGCGCTGGTGACGGCGCTCGCGGCGCACCGCCCGACGCAGATCACCGACTCCTGGCTGGGGCAGGAGGCGACCCGGGCGAACCTGGCGCGGGCCGGCGTCGAGACCGGCGCGGTCCGGCTGCTCACCACCCAGGACCCGGTGCCGGAGCGGATCGACGTGCTCCTGATCCGGGTGCCGAAGAGCCTGGCGCTGCTGGAGGACCAGCTGCTGCGGCTGGCGCCCGCCGTGCACGCGGAGACGGTCGTCGTGGGCACCGGCATGGTGAAGGAGATCCACACCTCGACGCTGAGGCTGTTCGAGCGGATCCTGGGGCCCACCCGGACCTCGCTCGCCGAGCAGAAGGCCCGGCTCGTCTTCTGCACGCCGGCTCCGTCGCTGCGCCGCCCCGGCAACCCGTGGCCCTACGCCTACGACGTGCCCGACGACGTCGGCGGCGCCCTCTCCGGCCGGCCGGTCGTCAATCACGCGGGCGTGTTCTGCGCCGACCGCCTCGACATCGGCACCCGGTTCCTTCTGAAGCACCTGCCCACGACCAGCGGCACGCGCCGGGTCGTCGACCTGGGCTGCGGCAACGGCATCGTCGGTACGGCGGTGGCGCTGGCCAACCCGGAGGCCGAGGTGCTGTTCACGGACGAGTCGTTCCAGGCGGTGGCGTCGGCGGAGGCCACGTACAAGGCGAACGGGGTGCCGGGGCACGCCGAGTTCCGGGTCGGGGACGGGCTGGCGGGGGTGGCCGACGGCAGTGTCGACCTGGTGCTGAACAACCCGCCGTTCCACTCCCACCAGGCGACCACGGACGCCACGGCCTGGCGGATGTTCACCGGGGCCCGGCGCGCGCTGCGGCCGGGTGGCGAGCTGTGGGTGGTCGGCAACCGGCACCTGGGCTACCACGTGAAGCTGAAGCGGCTGTTCGGCAACAGTGAACTGGTCGCCGGTGACCGGAAGTTCGTGGTGCTGAGGGCGGTCAGGCGAGGGTGAGCCCGACACCGGTGAGGATCCGTTCGACGGTGCGCGCCATGGCCTCCCGCCCCGCGTTCAGGTAGGGCCGGGCATCGACCGCGTCCGGATGCGCTCCCAGGTGCTCGCGGATCGCGCCGGTCATCGCCTGGTTGAGCGCGGTGCCGATGTTGACCTTGGCGATGCCTCCCGTGACGGCCGCCGTCAGCTCGCGGTCCGGGACCCCGGAGGAGCCGTGCAGGACGAGGGGCACCTCGAGGGCCGTACGGAGCCGTCCGAGCAGGCCGTGGTCGAGGGCGGCGGTGCGGGTGGTCATCGCGTGGACGCTGCCGATGGCGACGGCCAGCGCGTCCACACCGGAGTCGGTCACGAACGCGCGGGCCTCGACCGGGTCGGTACGGGCGCCGGGCGCATGCGCGCCCTTGCCGCCGATCTCGCCCAGCTCCGCCTCGATCCAGAGCCCTCGGGCATGGGCCAGCTCGACGGCGGCACGGGTCGCCGCGAGGTTCTCCTGGTACGGCAGGCGGGAGGCGTCGTACATGACCGAGCTGAAGCTCGCGTCGGCCGCCCGGCGCAGCAGCCGGTCGCTCCGGACGTGGTCGAGGTGCAACGCGACCGGGACGGCGGCGCGTTCGGCCGCGACGGCGGCGGCGCGGGCGAGCGGGAGCAGCCGCCCCTGGCGGTAGGCGACCGCGTTCTCGCTGACCTGGAGGACGACGGGCGCCCCGGCGGTCTCGGCGCCGGCGATGACGGCCTCGACGTGTTCCAGCGTGATGATGTTGAAGGCGGCGACGGCGGTACGGGCCGCGTGCGCCCGGGTGACCAGTTCGCCGGTGGTGGTGAGCGGCACGGCAACTCCTCTTCAGGTCGAAGGCTCAGGGAGCGAGGATCACCGAGCGGGTGAGGTGGCGCGGGCGGTCCGGATCGAGACCACGGGCGGCGGCGACGGCCACGGCGAGGCGCTGGGCGCGGACCAGTTCGGCGAGCGGGTCCAGCTCACCCGGCACCCACAGCGCGCCGGTGGCGCCCACCTGCCGGGCCAGCCCGTCGGGTGCCTCGCCGAACATCCAGGTCGCGGTGGAGCCGGTGGCGATGCTGATGGGACCGTGCCGGTACTCCATCGCGGGATAGGCCTCGGCCCAGGACAGCGACGCCTCGCGCATCTTCAGCGCGGCCTCGTTCGCCAGTCCTACGGTCCAGCCGCGTCCGAGGAAGGTGAACTGCCCGCAGTCCACGAGCCCTTCGGGGAGGGGCTCGGCGAGCGCGGTCCGGGCGTCGGCGACGACACCGTCGCCGTGCAGGCCCAGATGGGCGCGGAGCAGGGTGAGCGCGGTGGTCGCGAACCGGGTCTGCACGACGGAACGTTCGTCGGCGTGGTCCAGGACCACGACATGGTCGGCCGACTCGACGACCGGGGTACGCGGGTCGGCGGTGATCGCGGTCGTGCGGGTGTGCCCGCGCAGCCGGCCGAGCAGGTCGAGGACCTCGGTGGTGGTACCGGACCGGGTCAGGGCGACGACCCGGTCGTAGGGGCGGCCGTGCGGGAACTCCGAGGCGGCGAAGGCGTCGGTCTCGCCGTGTCCGGCGTCCTCGCGCAGAGCTGCCGCGGCCTGGGCCATGAAGTACGAGGTACCGCAGCCGACGAGCGCGACCCGCTCCCCGGGCTTCGGCAACTCGTGCGCGTACCGGGACACTTCGGCTGCGGCGCGGATCCAGCACTCCGGCTGGTCGGTCAGTTCGTCCTCGACGTGGGTCATGCCCCACCTCTCACCGACGGTGACTGCTCTTGCGTGTTCATGCAAGATAGAGCCACCATTCGAGCAACTTCAAGCATGCGAACGGAGATCGTCCATGTCGCGTGACGCCCGCTGGAAGGCGTTGCTGGAACTGCTCGTCGAACGCGGCCGGCTGGACGTCGAGGACGCGGCGGCCGCGCTCGCCGTGTCGGCGGCGACCATCCGCCGTGACTTCGACCAGCTCGCCGAGCAGCAGATGCTGCTGCGCACGCGGGGCGGGGCGGTGGTGCACGGGGTGTCGTACGAGTTGCCGTTGCGGTACAAGACGGCCCGGCAGGCCACCGAGAAGCAGCGGA
Protein-coding regions in this window:
- a CDS encoding methyltransferase, whose product is MTTPWGEVTLARHPEDPRETLRAWDASDAYLLRHLAEQAVPLTGTVVVLGDRWGALVTALAAHRPTQITDSWLGQEATRANLARAGVETGAVRLLTTQDPVPERIDVLLIRVPKSLALLEDQLLRLAPAVHAETVVVGTGMVKEIHTSTLRLFERILGPTRTSLAEQKARLVFCTPAPSLRRPGNPWPYAYDVPDDVGGALSGRPVVNHAGVFCADRLDIGTRFLLKHLPTTSGTRRVVDLGCGNGIVGTAVALANPEAEVLFTDESFQAVASAEATYKANGVPGHAEFRVGDGLAGVADGSVDLVLNNPPFHSHQATTDATAWRMFTGARRALRPGGELWVVGNRHLGYHVKLKRLFGNSELVAGDRKFVVLRAVRRG
- a CDS encoding class II fructose-bisphosphate aldolase: MPLTTTGELVTRAHAARTAVAAFNIITLEHVEAVIAGAETAGAPVVLQVSENAVAYRQGRLLPLARAAAVAAERAAVPVALHLDHVRSDRLLRRAADASFSSVMYDASRLPYQENLAATRAAVELAHARGLWIEAELGEIGGKGAHAPGARTDPVEARAFVTDSGVDALAVAIGSVHAMTTRTAALDHGLLGRLRTALEVPLVLHGSSGVPDRELTAAVTGGIAKVNIGTALNQAMTGAIREHLGAHPDAVDARPYLNAGREAMARTVERILTGVGLTLA
- a CDS encoding SIS domain-containing protein, producing MTHVEDELTDQPECWIRAAAEVSRYAHELPKPGERVALVGCGTSYFMAQAAAALREDAGHGETDAFAASEFPHGRPYDRVVALTRSGTTTEVLDLLGRLRGHTRTTAITADPRTPVVESADHVVVLDHADERSVVQTRFATTALTLLRAHLGLHGDGVVADARTALAEPLPEGLVDCGQFTFLGRGWTVGLANEAALKMREASLSWAEAYPAMEYRHGPISIATGSTATWMFGEAPDGLARQVGATGALWVPGELDPLAELVRAQRLAVAVAAARGLDPDRPRHLTRSVILAP